A genomic window from Camelina sativa cultivar DH55 chromosome 2, Cs, whole genome shotgun sequence includes:
- the LOC104718213 gene encoding extensin-2-like: MANCSNWPSLLMLVLALYAIAAHTSGQYTYSPPSSPPHVYSSPPPSPSYVYNSPPPAPYIYKSPPPLPYVYSSPPPPPYVYKSPPLPPYVYSSPHPPPYVYKSPPPPPYVYSSPPPPLYLYKSPPPPPYVYSSPPPPPYVFKSPPPPPYVYNSPPPPPYVNKSPPPPPYVYSSPPPPPYVYKSPPPPPYVYTSSPPLPYVYKSPPPPPYVYSSPPYVHKPPPPPPYVYSSPPYVYKPPPPPSYVYSSPPYVYKPPPPPYTYSSPPYVYTSPPPPSYSYSSPPPKY, translated from the coding sequence ATGGCCAATTGTAGTAATTGGCCATCTCTTCTTATGTTGGTCTTGGCCTTGTACGCCATTGCTGCTCATACAAGTGGCCAATACACATACTCTCCACCATCCTCACCACCACACGTTtacagttctccaccaccatcTCCTTCTTACGTATATAACTCTCCACCACCTGCTCCATATAtttacaagtctccaccaccccTGCCTTACGTCTATAGCtccccaccacctcctccatacGTTTACAAGTCCCCACCACTACCTCCTtacgtctacagctccccacatcctcctccatatgtttacaagtctccaccaccacctccttacGTCTATAGCTCTCCACCACCtcctctatacctttacaagtccccaccaccacctccttatgtatacagctccccaccaccacctccataTGTTTTCAAGTCTCCCCCTCCTCCTCCATATGTCTACaactctccaccaccacctccctATGTTAACAAGTCTCCTCCCCCTCCTCCATACGTGTACAGCTCTCCACCACCCCCTCCTTATGTTTACAAATCACCCCCTCCTCCTCCATATGTCTACACTTCTTCACCACCACttccatatgtttacaagtcaccaccacctcctccttacGTCTACAGTTCTCCTCCATATGTTCACAagccaccacctcctcctccttacGTCTACAGCTCTCCTCCATATGTTTATaagccaccaccacctccttctTACGTCTACAGCtctcctccatatgtttacaagccaccacctcctccttacACGTACAGCtctcctccatatgtttacacTTCACCGCCACCTCCAAGCTATAGTTATAGCTCTCCTCCTCCAAAATACTAA